One window of the Trifolium pratense cultivar HEN17-A07 linkage group LG2, ARS_RC_1.1, whole genome shotgun sequence genome contains the following:
- the LOC123908566 gene encoding annexin D5-like gives MATLIVPPIPPHPRDDATQLYRAFKGFGCDTTAVINILAHRDATQRAYIQQEYRTTYSEELSKRLVSELSGKLETAVLLWLPDPAARDAEIIRKSLVVDRNLEAATEVICSRTPSQLQYLKQLYHSKFGVYVEHEIELNTSGDHKKILLAYISTPRHEGPEVDRDVAQKDAKVLYKAGEKKLGTDEKTFVQIFSQRSGAHLAAVSSYYQDMYGHSLKKAVKNEASGSFGHALLTISGCATNPAKYFAKVLHKAMKGMGTNDSTLIRVIVTRTEIDMQYIKAEYAKKYKKTLNDAVHSETSGNYRAFLLALLGPNH, from the exons atgGCTACACTGATTGTACCTCCAATTCCTCCTCATCCTAGAGATGATGCTACGCAACTCTACCGTGCTTTCAAAG GATTTGGGTGTGACACAACTGCTGTGATCAATATTCTTGCTCACCGAGACGCGACTCAGCGTGCCTACATCCAACAAGAATATCGAACAACATACTCTGAAGAGCTTTCGAAACGCTTAGTTTCGGAGCTCTCTGGAAAGTTAGAG ACTGCAGTTCTGCTTTGGCTGCCTGACCCTGCAGCACGTGACGCAGAAATCATTAGGAAGTCTCTAGTTGTAGACAGAAACCTTGAAGCTGCTACCGAAGTAATATGTTCGCGCACTCCATCCCAGCTACAATATCTAAAACAGCTCTACCATTCAAAGTTTGGTGTTTATGTCGAGCATGAAATCGAATTAAACACTTCTGGAGACCACAAAAAG ATCTTGCTTGCATATATAAGCACCCCTCGCCACGAAGGGCCTGAGGTTGATAGAGACGTTGCTCAGAAGGATGCAAAGGTTCTGTACAAAGCTGGGGAGAAGAAACTGGGAACCGATGAAAAAACTTTTGTCCAAATATTCAGTCAACGGAGTGGCGCACATTTGGCTGCAGTCAGTTCGTATTATCAGGACATGTATGGTCACTCATTGAAAAAG GCAGTAAAAAATGAAGCATCAGGGAGTTTCGGTCACGCGCTTTTGACAATTAGTGGATGTGCTACTAATCCGGCAAAGTACTTTGCAAAG GTGTTGCATAAGGCAATGAAAGGTATGGGGACTAATGATAGCACACTCATAAGGGTCATTGTAACAAGGACTGAGATTGATATGCAATACATCAAAGCTGAATATGCAAAGAAATACAAGAAGACATTGAATGATGCAGTTCACTCTGAAACATCTGGAAACTACAGGGCTTTTCTTCTTGCACTTTTGGGTCCCAATCATTAG
- the LOC123909699 gene encoding transcription repressor KAN1-like — translation MPHIDVPDLSLQISLPNSSPSSICTNEVDDLDSPFDIWKNNINDSTNTHQGFKSHSDAFSTSIKLSLTTTPSEVESPLMRKEFDRLRPFNGIPLYSDNNPSIIEKDSNFSLYPSCSSNSSTFCGHNGFEGVKGISRFNGITMESLRPQKFQYLNQQNQHHVLQQEQQHQKNQLGNMGNSDFGNGFVRSRMIMPRQQSNKRNMRAPRMRWTSSLHNRFVHAVELLGGHERATPKSVLELMDVKDLTLAHVKSHLQMFRTVKNTDKPAASSDGDENFMSLTPPHNQNKNYNASLDHEIGHTTNNLWANSSSSKETWTEASSRDFDELSTHEILSSQHNGNLPQGSNYIQSRSFKDQNIDCQKNPNLEFTLGRSN, via the exons atgccacaTATTGATGTTCCTGATCTTTCACTTCAAATTAGTCTACCAAATAGTTCACCTTCATCAATTTGCACAAATGAAGTTGATGATTTAGATTCACCTTTTGATATatggaaaaataatattaatgattCTACTAATACACATCAAGGTTTTAAATCTCATAGTGATGCTTTTTCAACTTCAATCAAACTTTCATTAACAACAACTCCTAGTGAAGTTGAGAGTCCTTTGATGAGAAAAGAATTTGATAGATTAAGACCCTTTAATGGAATCCCTCTTTATAGTGATAACAATCCTTCAATAATAGAGAAAGATTCAAACTTTTCTCTATATCCTTCTTGTTCTTCTAATTCTTCAACTTTTTGTGGTCATAATGGTTTTGAGGGTGTTAAGGGAATTTCAAGGTTTAATGGTATAACTATGGAGAGTTTAAGACCTCAGAAGTTTCAATACTTGAATCAACAAAATCAGCATCATGTTCTACAACAGGAGCAACAACATCAGAAGAATCAGTTAGGGAATATGGGAAATTCTGATTTTGGAAATGGATTTGTGAGGTCAAGAATGATTATGCCAAGACAACAAAGTAATAAGAGGAATATGAGGGCTCCGAGAATGCGATGGACTAGTTCGCTTCATAATCGATTTGTTCACGCCGTTGAACTTCTCGGCGGCCATGAAA gAGCTACTCCAAAGTCAGTTTTGGAGCTAATGGATGTGAAAGATCTAACACTTGCTCATGTCAAAAGCCATTTGCAG ATGTTTAGAACTGTTAAAAACACTGACAAGCCAGCAGCTTCTTCAG ATGGAGATGAGAATTTCATGTCCCTAACACCACCTCATAATCAAAATAAGAACTATAATGCATCTCTAGATCATGAAATTGGACACACTACAAACAATTTATGGGCTAATTCTTCTTCAAG TAAAGAAACATGGACAGAAGCTAGTTCCAGAGATTTTGATGAGCTTAGTACACATGAAATCCTATCATCTCAACACAATGGGAACCTTCCTCAG GGAAGCAACTACATACAATCAAGAAGCTTCAAGGATCAAAACATAGATTGTCAGAAGAATCCAAACTTGGAGTTCACCTTAGggagatcaaattaa
- the LOC123907845 gene encoding UV-B-induced protein At3g17800, chloroplastic-like: protein MEATRTALNLTATVLPSSSRLSKPSMFAGRSTVALLRSDLPFSCKVHSSVPIPKQGHGRKLSVGSRRGFVVRAASSSAESSGSRSNIAPLKLESPVGQFLSQILVSHPHLMSAAVERQLEQFQTDRDGDEHKEKPSASGTDLVLYRRIAEVKAKERRKAIEDILYTLVVQKFMDADISLIPSITTHPSGQVDSWPSEDEKLEKIHSPEAYEMIQSHLALLLGNRSGDSTSVAQISKLRVGQVYAASVMYGYFLKRVVQRFQLEKTIKILPDENTISRTVENESRMAGVEVPSQVMSHPEVPAWLDSGIRSGAFGHEITVSRLRSYMMSFDVETLQRYATIRSKEAIGIIENHTEALFGRPEIVITPEGKVNSSKDEIIKISIGGLKRLVLEAVTFGSFLWDVESYVDSRYHFFLK from the exons ATGGAAGCCACACGAACCGCGTTAAACTTAACGGCAACTGTTCTTCCATCATCTTCCCGTTTGTCTAAGCCGTCAATGTTCGCCGGTAGATCCACCGTTGCACTTCTCCGTTCCGATTTACCGTTCTCCTGTAAG GTGCACTCTTCTGTACCTATCCCCAAGCAAGGCCATGGGAGGAAACTTTCTGTTGGAAGTAGAAGGGGCTTTGTAGTTAGAGCTGCATCATCGTCTGCAGAGTCATCTGGATCACGTTCTAATATTGCCCCACTAAAGCTTGAGTCTCCGGTCGGGCAGTTTCTCTCTCAGATATTAGTAAGTCACCCACATCTCATGTCTGCTGCAGTAGAGCGGCAGCTAGAGCAATTCCAAACTGATCGTGATGGTGATGAACACAAGGAAAAACCTTCTGCTTCAGGAACTGACTTAGTTTTGTACAG AAGAATTGCTGAGGTTAAGGCTAAAGAGAGGAGAAAAGCTATAGAAGACATATTGTACACATTAGTAGTGCAGAAATTTATGGATGCTGATATTTCTTTAATACCCTCCATAACGACTCATCCGTCAGGTCAAGTTGATTCATGGCCAAGCGAAGATGAAAAACTTGAGAAGATTCATTCGCCTGAAGCCTATGAGATGATCCAAAGCCACCTGGCTCTCCTTCTCGGTAACCGATCAGGGGATTCAACATCTGTAGCTCAGATCAGCAAACTCAGGGTAGGACAGGTCTATGCAGCATCAGTAATGTATGGATACTTTCTTAAACGTGTTGTCCAAAGGTTCCAGCTGGAGAAGACGATAAAAATTCTACCTGATGAAAATACCATTAGCCGAACTGTGGAAAATGAATCAAGAATGGCCGGTGTTGAGGTTCCGTCTCAAGTTATGTCCCACCCTGAAGTCCCTGCTTGGCTTGACAGTGGAATCCGTTCGGGTGCATTTGGTCACGAGATAACAGTGTCTAGGTTGCGCTCCTATATGATGTCGTTTGACGTCGAGACATTACAGAGATATGCAACAATTAGATCTAAAGAGGCCATCGGCATCATTGAGAATCACACAGAAGCATTGTTTGGTAGACCAGAAATTGTTATAACACCAGAGGGGAAAGTCAATTCTTCAAAAGATGAAATCATCAAAATTAGCATTGGTGGTTTGAAAAGACTTGTTTTAGAAGCTGTTACTTTTGGTTCTTTTCTTTGGGATGTGGAGAGCTATGTTGACTCAAGGTACCATTTTTTCCTAAAATGA
- the LOC123907844 gene encoding monoacylglycerol lipase-like, which yields MATEAFILKESAYFSLRALKSLLMLISAMFMVLLLPFRGRRRVSPVEKEEKIQECCHHHHHHHHHHHRKGAVVRVPAKIVPWKSAGGGGGGVGVVAMKVMDHVMRRELAIRRVLEDGDEKCLREYFLFGTKRGDTIFTQCWTPVYVKIRGLVIVMHGLNEHSGRYSNFAKQLNANGYKVYGMDWIGHGGSDGLHGYVHSLDDAVSDLKVFIEKVISENPGLPLFCYAHSTGAAITLKALLDPKIGACVAGATFTSPAVGVEPSHPILVALAPILSFLLPTFQCNSAYKKGLPVSRDPEALIAKYSDPLVCTGSLRIRTGYEILQITCYLQQNLSKIRVPFLVLHGTADSVTDPTASQKLYEESSSNDKTIKLYEGFSHDLLFEPERDAITEDIIQWLNSRV from the exons ATGGCTACAGAGGcgtttattttaaaagaaagcGCCTATTTTTCATTAAGAGCATTGAAGAGTCTTCTCATGTTAATATCAGCAATGTTTATGGTACTTTTGTTaccatttagaggaaggagaagggTATCACCTGTTGAAAAGGAGGAGAAAATTCAAGAATgttgtcatcatcatcatcatcatcatcatcatcatcaccggAAAGGCGCGGTGGTGCGTGTTCCGGCTAAGATTGTGCCATGGAAGAGTGCtggtggtggtggcggtggtGTTGGTGTGGTTGCAATGAAGGTGATggatcatgtgatgaggagggaATTGGCTATAAGGAGGGTTTTGGAGGATGGTGATGAGAAATGTTTGAGAGAGTATTTTCTTTTTGGAACTAAAAGGGGTGACACAATTTTCACACAATGTTGGACACCTGTTTATGTTAAGATTAG GGGACTTGTTATTGTTATGCATGGTCTTAATGAACACAG TGGTAGATATAGTAATTTTGCAAAGCAGCTAAATGCTAATGGCTACAAGGTTTATGGAATGGATTGGATTG GTCATGGTGGAAGTGATGGTCTGCATGGATATGTCCATTCTCTTGATGATGCTGTTTCTGATTTG aAAGTATTTATTGAGAAGGTTATATCTGAAAATCCTGGCCTTCCACTTTTCTGCTATGCACACTCAACAGGTGCAGCAATTACTCTTAAG GCACTTCTTGATCCAAAAATTGGAGCTTGCGTAGCTGGTGCTACATTCACATCACCTGCAGTCGGAGTTGAGCCTTCTCATCCAATTTTGGTG GCACTTGCGCCAATACTATCATTTTTGCTGCCAACATTCCAATGTAATTCTGCATATAAAAAAGGTTTACCAGTTTCTCGTGACCCAGAGGCTCTTATTGCGAAGTATTCAGACCCGTTAGTGTGCACGGGATCTCTTAGAATACGAACTGGCTATGAGATTCTTCAAATTACATGCTACTTGCAGCAAAATCTAAGTAAAATTAGAGTTCCATTTCTTGTTCTACATGGCACTGCTGATTCTGTGACTGATCCTACTGCTTCACAAAAACTATATGAAGAATCTTCATCAAATGACAAAACTATCAAATTGTATGAAGGATTTTCACATGATCTACTATTTGAACCTGAAAGAGATGCTATCACTGAAGATATAATTCAATGGTTGAATAGTAGAGTGTGA